In Nitrosophilus alvini, the following are encoded in one genomic region:
- a CDS encoding endonuclease MutS2, whose product MDLAKSLDLTQFLDEFNSFLAREKPLFMEGDINLHYKFIKELENYSFNPPPKVKNLDTQIVHLKKQGILGLDEIFEFVKIIRYFLYLKKLRFEGMVKEWIDQIEIPQSIKDIEDYFDKNGKIKDDVDERLQSLARALKDNKDSIRQKLRSLLNSSKLQNYLVDRQIHYLSGEEALLVRGGFNHVLKASIVGRSSSGFFYVVPEVLRELKDKEAGILSRMEEIFYEYSKNISSIFLKNIKFLAFVNRAFDRFDHYQARIAFAKAKNLDMIVPKNDDKIILKDFVHPAISNPKPVSVDFSKKVLIITGVNAGGKTMLLKSILSAAFLAKYLIPFKLDARKSHIGRFKEIIPIIEDPQNVKNDISTFAGRMLAFSKLFSKSNVLVGVDEIELGTDSDEAASLFKVILEELMKRDIKIAVTTHHKRLAALMASHDEVELVAALYDEKKSEPTYTFLQGIIGKSYAFETAKRYGIPINIVKRAIEEYGEDQAKLSELIERGSELERELRARQKELESEHEQVRRLRSLLEDERHSLFMEIKSEKERLQKSFTEAIEEAKKAIKAKETKEAHKFLNIAHKKAKSVKIKEKEPIEPLKAGDSVRYRKNLGTIISIKGKEAFIECDGMRLRVPLNELKRARVPQKKKKESVVKVSRPKKLGMTLDLHGLRAEEAIEKTDKFISDALIAGFDEVLIYHGIGSGKLARAIREFLKNHPKVKSYTDAPPHMGGHGATIVEL is encoded by the coding sequence TTGGATTTAGCGAAAAGTCTTGATTTAACACAGTTTCTGGATGAGTTCAACTCATTTTTGGCAAGAGAGAAACCTCTTTTTATGGAAGGGGATATAAATCTTCACTACAAATTTATAAAAGAGCTTGAAAACTACAGTTTCAATCCTCCGCCAAAGGTAAAAAATCTCGATACTCAGATAGTTCATCTCAAAAAACAGGGTATTCTTGGGCTTGATGAGATATTTGAATTTGTAAAAATAATCAGATATTTCCTCTATCTCAAAAAGCTCAGGTTTGAGGGTATGGTCAAAGAGTGGATAGACCAGATAGAGATACCTCAAAGCATAAAAGATATCGAAGACTATTTTGACAAAAACGGAAAAATAAAAGATGATGTGGATGAGAGGCTACAAAGCCTTGCCAGAGCGCTGAAAGATAATAAAGATTCGATTAGACAGAAACTCCGATCGCTTCTGAACTCATCAAAGCTTCAAAACTATCTTGTCGACAGACAGATACACTACCTGAGCGGCGAAGAGGCTCTTCTTGTAAGAGGCGGGTTCAATCATGTTTTGAAAGCTTCCATTGTAGGGAGGTCTAGCAGCGGCTTTTTCTATGTGGTACCCGAAGTGCTAAGAGAGCTTAAAGATAAAGAGGCAGGGATACTCAGCCGAATGGAGGAGATATTTTACGAATACTCAAAAAATATCAGTTCTATTTTTCTTAAAAATATAAAATTTCTTGCATTTGTCAACAGAGCATTTGACAGGTTTGATCACTATCAGGCAAGAATCGCCTTTGCCAAAGCAAAAAATCTTGATATGATAGTACCCAAAAACGATGACAAAATCATTCTTAAAGACTTTGTTCATCCGGCAATTTCCAATCCAAAACCGGTCAGTGTGGATTTTAGCAAAAAAGTTCTTATCATAACGGGTGTAAACGCCGGCGGAAAAACTATGCTTTTAAAATCGATTCTTTCAGCTGCCTTTTTGGCGAAATATCTTATTCCTTTCAAACTTGATGCAAGAAAATCGCATATAGGACGTTTCAAAGAGATAATACCTATAATAGAAGATCCACAGAACGTAAAAAACGATATATCGACTTTTGCCGGCAGAATGCTTGCGTTTTCGAAACTCTTTTCAAAATCAAACGTACTTGTGGGAGTTGACGAGATAGAACTTGGAACGGACAGCGACGAAGCGGCAAGCCTTTTTAAAGTTATTTTGGAAGAGCTTATGAAAAGGGACATTAAAATAGCTGTAACTACCCATCACAAAAGACTTGCGGCTCTTATGGCGAGCCATGATGAAGTGGAGCTTGTCGCTGCTTTGTATGATGAGAAAAAATCGGAGCCCACATATACGTTTTTGCAGGGAATTATCGGGAAAAGCTATGCTTTTGAAACTGCAAAGAGGTATGGTATCCCTATAAACATAGTCAAAAGAGCCATAGAAGAGTATGGTGAAGATCAGGCAAAACTGAGCGAACTGATTGAACGGGGGAGCGAACTTGAACGAGAACTCAGAGCCAGACAAAAAGAGCTTGAGAGTGAACATGAACAGGTCAGACGTCTTCGTTCTTTGCTTGAAGATGAGAGACATTCTCTTTTTATGGAAATTAAGTCTGAAAAAGAGAGATTGCAAAAAAGCTTTACAGAAGCTATAGAAGAGGCAAAAAAAGCTATAAAAGCAAAAGAGACCAAAGAGGCGCATAAGTTTTTGAATATCGCACACAAAAAAGCGAAAAGTGTAAAAATAAAAGAGAAAGAGCCAATCGAGCCGTTAAAAGCGGGTGACAGTGTCAGATACAGAAAAAATCTTGGAACGATAATCTCCATAAAAGGAAAAGAGGCTTTTATAGAGTGTGACGGAATGAGACTCAGGGTTCCTCTAAATGAACTCAAAAGAGCAAGAGTGCCGCAAAAAAAGAAAAAAGAGAGTGTTGTAAAAGTCAGCAGACCCAAAAAACTGGGTATGACGCTGGATCTGCATGGACTTCGGGCAGAAGAAGCTATAGAAAAAACAGATAAATTTATATCCGATGCTCTGATAGCCGGTTTTGACGAAGTACTTATATATCACGGTATAGGCAGCGGCAAACTGGCACGCGCTATAAGAGAATTTCTCAAAAACCATCCGAAAGTCAAAAGCTACACTGATGCACCTCCTCATATGGGCGGACACGGTGCGACGATAGTCGAATTATGA
- the murC gene encoding UDP-N-acetylmuramate--L-alanine ligase has product MKIHFIGIGGIGLSGLAQFLKFEGYEVSGSDMFAGSIINTLKKFDIKVDIPHKEENIEDKDIVVYSAAVKPSNIELKAARKRGIKTLCRREALPLVLGGKKVYSVCGAHGKSTTTAILSSIMQDASAIIGAESKEFKSNVRYKNSELVVFEADESDASFLNSNPYCAIVTNAEPEHMEFYKHDLDLFYDTYREFLKKAKIRVINAEDSFLKTLDMEAIRLYPSQDIKNVEFVLIDDEPYTRFVLRDFGEFEVWGFGEHIALDASLAILAAMNELGLDEIKENLKKYRGIKKRFDIIQKESDKIVIDDYAHHPTEIEATLDSLRQFAKLKGFDDIVVIWQPHKYSRTIENLERFIECFKGSSKLVILPVWAAGEERVDIDFQKYFSRYKPLFADRIVKKGSRLVAMKNGKEVDSFENGMIVGFGAGDITYQLRGDL; this is encoded by the coding sequence ATGAAAATACATTTTATAGGTATCGGTGGTATCGGTCTTTCGGGCCTTGCACAGTTTTTAAAATTTGAAGGTTATGAAGTAAGCGGTTCGGATATGTTTGCCGGCAGTATTATAAATACCTTGAAAAAATTTGATATAAAAGTGGATATTCCTCATAAAGAGGAAAATATCGAAGACAAAGATATCGTTGTATATTCCGCTGCAGTAAAACCTTCAAATATTGAGCTTAAGGCAGCCAGAAAAAGAGGTATAAAGACTCTTTGCAGAAGAGAGGCTTTACCGCTGGTCCTTGGCGGCAAAAAGGTATACTCTGTATGCGGAGCCCATGGAAAAAGCACAACAACAGCGATACTTTCATCTATTATGCAGGATGCCTCGGCAATAATAGGAGCCGAATCAAAAGAGTTCAAATCAAATGTAAGATACAAAAACAGTGAGCTTGTAGTGTTTGAAGCGGACGAAAGCGATGCGAGTTTTCTAAACTCAAATCCCTATTGCGCTATAGTAACAAACGCTGAGCCAGAGCATATGGAGTTTTACAAGCACGATCTGGATCTTTTTTACGATACATACAGGGAGTTTCTGAAAAAAGCTAAAATAAGAGTTATAAATGCGGAAGACTCTTTTTTGAAAACACTCGATATGGAAGCCATCAGACTCTATCCTTCGCAGGATATCAAAAATGTTGAGTTTGTTCTGATTGATGATGAGCCATATACAAGGTTTGTTTTGAGAGATTTTGGCGAGTTTGAAGTGTGGGGATTTGGAGAGCATATCGCTCTTGATGCATCTTTGGCAATACTTGCGGCCATGAACGAACTGGGACTTGACGAGATAAAAGAGAATCTCAAAAAATACAGAGGTATCAAAAAGAGATTCGACATAATACAAAAAGAGAGTGATAAAATAGTAATAGACGACTATGCACACCATCCTACCGAAATAGAAGCGACTTTAGATTCGCTGCGCCAGTTTGCCAAACTGAAAGGGTTTGATGATATAGTTGTTATCTGGCAGCCGCACAAATACAGCCGCACTATCGAAAATCTTGAGAGATTCATAGAGTGTTTCAAAGGGAGTTCAAAACTGGTGATTCTTCCTGTATGGGCTGCGGGAGAAGAGAGGGTGGATATAGATTTTCAGAAATATTTCTCAAGATACAAACCTCTTTTTGCAGACAGGATAGTTAAAAAAGGTTCCAGGCTTGTGGCGATGAAAAACGGTAAAGAGGTTGATAGTTTTGAAAACGGCATGATTGTAGGGTTCGGTGCGGGAGATATTACTTATCAGCTTAGAGGTGATCTGTAG
- a CDS encoding succinyldiaminopimelate transaminase, with translation MKFESYPFEKLNNLLKEIEPNSDFEPLVLTIGEPQFETPRFILDEFRLTAPMLNKYPKTAGEERLRQAILGFVERRFGVKLDNSQIIPTFGTREVLFNFPQYLLFDKKEPKMAFTNPFYQIYEGAAIASRAKVKYINLTKENGFKAVIDDEIKESDLVILNFPNNPTAGVMNKEELALWVEAALEYDFVLLNDECYSELYTHSAPSSLLEASELVGNREFKNILVVNSISKRSSAPGLRSGFIAGDKEILRGYLQYRTYAGCAIPLPLQYAAAEAWDDDVHVIEARGRYKKNFELASKILGVKEPEATFYIWLEVGDELEFTKRAYKEYNVKVLPGSFLGREGAGRGYVRIALVYDEKRCEEALKRIKKVLG, from the coding sequence ATGAAATTTGAAAGTTATCCCTTTGAAAAACTTAACAATCTCCTCAAAGAGATAGAGCCAAATTCCGATTTTGAGCCTCTTGTCCTGACCATAGGCGAACCGCAGTTTGAAACGCCCAGGTTTATACTTGATGAATTCAGGCTCACTGCTCCAATGCTGAACAAATATCCGAAAACTGCAGGTGAAGAGAGACTCAGGCAAGCTATTTTGGGATTTGTGGAGAGAAGATTTGGTGTAAAACTGGATAATTCGCAGATAATTCCCACATTTGGAACAAGAGAGGTACTGTTCAATTTTCCCCAGTATCTTTTGTTTGACAAAAAAGAGCCCAAAATGGCATTTACCAACCCTTTTTATCAGATATACGAAGGTGCGGCCATAGCCTCAAGAGCGAAAGTAAAGTATATAAATCTCACAAAAGAGAACGGCTTTAAAGCTGTAATAGATGATGAGATAAAAGAGAGCGACCTGGTAATTTTGAATTTTCCAAACAATCCGACTGCCGGTGTTATGAATAAAGAGGAACTTGCCTTATGGGTTGAAGCGGCACTCGAGTACGATTTTGTTCTGCTTAACGATGAATGCTACAGTGAACTTTATACGCATAGCGCTCCCTCTTCTTTGCTTGAGGCAAGCGAGCTTGTAGGAAACAGAGAGTTTAAAAACATTCTTGTGGTAAACTCCATATCCAAAAGAAGTTCAGCTCCGGGTCTTAGAAGTGGTTTTATAGCAGGTGACAAAGAGATACTCAGAGGTTATTTGCAGTATAGAACATATGCCGGATGTGCGATTCCTCTTCCTTTGCAGTACGCTGCGGCAGAGGCGTGGGATGATGATGTGCATGTGATAGAGGCTAGAGGCCGATACAAAAAAAACTTTGAACTTGCTTCAAAAATTTTGGGAGTAAAAGAGCCGGAAGCAACATTTTATATCTGGCTGGAAGTGGGAGATGAGCTTGAATTTACCAAAAGGGCATATAAAGAGTATAATGTAAAAGTGCTGCCGGGAAGTTTTTTAGGACGTGAAGGCGCAGGCAGAGGATATGTGCGTATAGCCCTTGTATACGATGAAAAAAGATGTGAAGAAGCACTGAAAAGAATAAAAAAAGTTTTAGGATAG
- a CDS encoding ChaN family lipoprotein: MKKILTASALFLSLLFANECNYNLNIDLDMEKNELRGISKIQTDKKHIRLLDTNANITDIKNAKMVIKEGSPYLIKDDSGRPVEIKFVYGFKSFDNTAVLLEGWYPVIDEMCSYETFVSNRRLKTVVEATDVEKRKNGYIFRFDHPLDSVHLISSDRYVPSSADFENGIEISAYLYPSDSHLAEKYLEKSDFYFNMYKNMFGFLPFKRFLIVEVPFPAGYSMPTYTLIGKQIIDKDFVLDNSLGHEIVHQWFGNYVYAPYRGNWVEGLTTFYSDYLYAVRQNRAIEYRKDLLIKYDSYVNSSNEIALIEFEYKTKESKNAIGYGKAAYFFYMLEKKIGKDAFERGVKKLLQEYPFKTASYKNLREIFEETSGKKLLGFFKTWVYKKGAFDFNIDNIKLSFVDEKYRLEFDITSNSMIKFLPLKICSEDECLSTKIDLTKKRQKLDLDIEPKKIVVDDRYEIFRRLQPKEIPPVISKILQGNVIAVIDRKDEEKFSKMAKVFKNFRYADELRFDEVKNGNILILGSDNSFLKQIALPFKMEGDTKIEVFKNPFNDRNVVAVFDAVTLSKAIFYKLRHLGKYSTVVFEKGKIVKKETKPSQNGAVFKVKSGSYALKPHMQKLQDIYPDIINRKVVFIGEQHTEFSNHLNQLKIIKAMFEKDPKLAIGMEMFQEPFQKYLDEFIEGRISEKEMLKKTEYFKRWKYDYNLYRPIILFAKKHKIPIVALNIEREITKKVVREGIDSLSKEERAKVPKSIDFGNREYKEELKRIFSGHQAESFKNFDEFYNAQLLWDETMAKNVARFLHNNPEFKMAVLAGNGHVMFGYGIPDRIKRRGITDYKIVINSMKPKPGIADYLLYPEKIDTPKTKKIGVYLEGDDDLTVVKLVEKSPAAKAGIKKGDRIVALNGERVESIFDLKAELVFVENEAEVTVLRGTSEKNIKIVFEQGE; encoded by the coding sequence ATGAAAAAGATATTGACTGCATCGGCTCTTTTTTTATCCCTGCTTTTTGCAAATGAGTGCAACTACAATCTTAATATCGACCTTGATATGGAAAAAAATGAGCTTAGAGGCATTTCTAAAATCCAGACTGATAAAAAACATATAAGACTTTTAGACACTAATGCAAATATTACGGATATAAAAAATGCGAAAATGGTCATAAAAGAGGGCAGTCCGTATCTTATAAAAGATGATTCCGGCAGACCTGTGGAGATAAAATTTGTCTACGGATTTAAATCGTTTGATAATACTGCTGTTTTGCTTGAAGGATGGTATCCGGTAATTGATGAGATGTGCAGTTATGAGACGTTTGTCTCAAATAGGAGGCTTAAAACAGTCGTAGAGGCTACTGATGTGGAAAAGAGAAAAAACGGTTATATCTTCAGATTTGATCATCCTTTGGATTCCGTTCATCTAATATCATCGGACAGATACGTACCAAGCTCTGCAGATTTTGAAAACGGGATCGAAATTTCTGCATATCTGTATCCCTCCGACTCACATCTTGCGGAAAAGTACCTTGAAAAAAGCGATTTTTATTTCAATATGTATAAGAACATGTTCGGTTTTCTGCCTTTTAAAAGATTTTTGATTGTAGAAGTACCATTTCCCGCCGGATATTCCATGCCCACATATACACTTATAGGAAAACAGATAATAGACAAAGATTTTGTTTTGGACAACTCACTGGGGCATGAAATAGTCCATCAGTGGTTTGGCAACTATGTATATGCCCCGTACAGAGGAAACTGGGTCGAGGGGCTTACCACTTTTTATTCCGATTATCTGTATGCGGTAAGGCAAAACAGAGCTATTGAGTACAGAAAAGACCTTTTGATAAAGTATGATTCATATGTAAACTCTTCAAACGAGATAGCTCTTATTGAGTTCGAATACAAAACAAAAGAGAGCAAAAATGCCATAGGCTATGGAAAAGCCGCATATTTTTTCTATATGCTAGAAAAAAAGATTGGAAAGGATGCATTTGAGAGAGGAGTAAAAAAACTGCTCCAGGAGTATCCTTTCAAAACCGCAAGCTATAAAAATCTAAGAGAGATTTTTGAAGAGACATCAGGGAAAAAGCTTCTTGGTTTTTTTAAAACCTGGGTCTACAAAAAAGGTGCATTCGATTTTAATATAGACAATATCAAACTGAGTTTTGTTGATGAAAAATACAGACTTGAATTTGATATAACAAGCAACTCTATGATAAAGTTTCTTCCTTTGAAAATCTGCTCTGAGGATGAATGCCTTTCGACAAAAATCGACCTTACAAAAAAAAGACAGAAACTAGATCTCGATATCGAACCTAAGAAAATAGTGGTCGATGACAGATATGAAATATTCAGAAGGCTTCAGCCAAAAGAGATACCTCCCGTAATATCAAAAATTCTTCAGGGAAATGTGATCGCAGTTATTGACAGGAAAGATGAAGAGAAATTCTCAAAAATGGCAAAAGTTTTCAAAAATTTCAGATATGCCGACGAGCTGAGATTTGACGAAGTTAAAAACGGAAATATCCTTATCCTTGGCTCAGACAACTCCTTTTTGAAACAGATTGCCCTTCCTTTCAAAATGGAAGGTGATACAAAAATAGAAGTTTTCAAAAATCCTTTCAACGATAGAAATGTTGTTGCGGTATTTGATGCTGTCACTCTTTCCAAGGCTATTTTTTATAAACTGAGACATCTTGGAAAATATTCAACCGTTGTATTTGAAAAGGGCAAAATAGTAAAAAAAGAGACAAAACCTTCCCAAAACGGGGCAGTATTCAAGGTAAAAAGCGGCTCATACGCATTGAAGCCCCATATGCAAAAGCTCCAGGATATATATCCAGATATCATAAACAGAAAAGTAGTCTTTATAGGCGAGCAGCATACGGAGTTTTCAAATCATCTCAATCAGCTGAAAATAATAAAAGCTATGTTTGAAAAAGACCCTAAACTTGCAATTGGAATGGAGATGTTCCAAGAGCCTTTCCAAAAGTATCTGGACGAGTTTATAGAGGGCAGGATAAGCGAAAAAGAGATGCTTAAAAAGACTGAGTATTTCAAAAGATGGAAGTATGATTACAATCTGTACAGACCGATAATTCTTTTTGCCAAAAAGCATAAGATACCTATAGTCGCTCTCAATATCGAAAGAGAAATCACAAAAAAAGTCGTAAGAGAGGGTATTGACTCTTTAAGCAAAGAGGAAAGAGCGAAGGTTCCGAAATCTATAGACTTTGGAAACAGGGAGTATAAAGAAGAACTGAAGAGAATATTTTCAGGACATCAGGCAGAAAGTTTCAAAAATTTTGACGAGTTTTATAATGCACAGCTTCTTTGGGATGAGACAATGGCCAAAAATGTTGCCAGATTTCTTCATAACAATCCGGAGTTTAAAATGGCGGTTTTGGCAGGCAACGGTCATGTAATGTTCGGATACGGAATCCCTGACCGTATAAAACGAAGAGGTATCACCGACTATAAAATAGTTATAAATTCGATGAAACCAAAACCGGGCATAGCCGACTATCTGCTTTATCCCGAAAAAATCGATACACCCAAAACCAAAAAAATTGGTGTCTACCTGGAAGGTGACGATGACTTGACAGTTGTAAAACTGGTGGAAAAATCTCCTGCCGCAAAAGCGGGTATCAAAAAAGGCGACAGGATAGTGGCTTTAAACGGTGAAAGGGTAGAGTCTATATTCGATTTGAAAGCGGAGCTTGTTTTTGTAGAAAACGAGGCGGAAGTTACTGTTTTGAGAGGAACTTCCGAGAAAAATATAAAAATAGTCTTTGAGCAGGGAGAGTAA
- a CDS encoding HesA/MoeB/ThiF family protein: MKEYFKRQIQLWGEETQMSLVDKKVAIIGCGGLGSSVAIALGSSGIGEIYLVDFDKVSVHNIHRQIAFKVEDEDKYKAEVVAKLLMDRSPYVKAKAFTESFDEFKKRDIKYDLIIDATDNLPSRAKIDEFSKEVGVPWIYGAVEEFNGQVCFFDKSSFGAFKVMPRQPAGIAAPIVMFIASLEANLALRYLAGLDVQKDLLYYLYFNQAGELVMQKFQMSK, translated from the coding sequence ATGAAAGAGTATTTTAAAAGACAGATTCAGCTTTGGGGCGAAGAGACCCAAATGAGTCTTGTAGATAAAAAAGTTGCTATTATCGGTTGCGGAGGACTTGGAAGTTCAGTTGCAATCGCTTTGGGCTCCAGCGGTATAGGTGAGATATATCTTGTGGATTTCGATAAGGTGTCGGTTCATAATATCCATAGACAGATAGCTTTCAAAGTTGAAGATGAAGACAAATACAAAGCTGAAGTAGTAGCCAAACTTCTTATGGACAGATCTCCATATGTAAAAGCCAAAGCTTTTACGGAGAGTTTTGACGAGTTTAAAAAAAGAGATATCAAGTATGATCTTATAATAGATGCTACAGATAATCTTCCGAGTCGGGCAAAAATAGACGAATTTTCAAAAGAGGTGGGAGTTCCGTGGATATATGGGGCAGTAGAGGAGTTTAACGGACAGGTATGCTTTTTCGACAAAAGCAGTTTTGGTGCTTTCAAAGTGATGCCGAGACAGCCGGCTGGTATTGCGGCTCCTATAGTCATGTTTATAGCCTCTTTGGAAGCAAACCTGGCACTAAGATATCTTGCGGGACTTGATGTACAAAAAGATCTGCTCTACTATCTCTATTTTAATCAGGCCGGCGAATTGGTAATGCAGAAATTCCAGATGTCAAAATAG
- a CDS encoding carbon-nitrogen hydrolase family protein yields the protein MNIAALQLSSLGMSPNKLDYYLRICRSKNVRVLLLGEYVLNRFFKELESTPISMIKEQSSHQTKTLKSLAKTYGITIVAPIVTVSKEKPYKSIAIFSPSKTHYYQQQFLIDYKHWNEEKFFANEIKEVTAPPVFVIDGVKFGVLAGYELHFNIFWDIFMKKNVDVVLLPTVSTFDSNERWMEIIKTRAFLGSTYILRANRIGEYIHEGVKWNFYGESFCVNPYGKIEAILSDKEELLICSVSKELSKEMRRAWGFKNSLQKRKVL from the coding sequence ATGAACATAGCGGCACTTCAACTCTCTTCTTTAGGAATGAGTCCAAATAAGCTTGATTATTATCTTAGAATATGCCGTTCAAAAAATGTAAGAGTTCTTTTGCTGGGCGAATATGTACTGAACAGATTTTTTAAAGAGCTTGAATCCACCCCAATCTCTATGATAAAAGAGCAGTCTTCCCATCAGACAAAGACGCTCAAATCACTTGCCAAAACATACGGCATTACTATTGTGGCCCCTATAGTGACCGTATCCAAAGAAAAACCCTACAAAAGTATAGCTATATTTTCTCCCTCTAAGACACACTATTATCAGCAGCAGTTTCTAATAGACTACAAACACTGGAATGAAGAGAAGTTTTTTGCAAACGAGATTAAAGAGGTGACGGCGCCGCCTGTTTTTGTTATAGACGGAGTAAAATTCGGTGTCTTGGCCGGATATGAGCTCCATTTCAATATTTTCTGGGATATCTTTATGAAAAAAAATGTAGATGTTGTTCTGTTGCCTACGGTCTCGACGTTTGATTCAAATGAGAGATGGATGGAGATAATAAAGACAAGAGCATTTTTGGGTTCTACATATATACTCAGAGCAAACAGAATTGGAGAGTATATACACGAAGGAGTGAAGTGGAACTTTTACGGTGAGAGTTTCTGTGTCAACCCTTATGGTAAAATAGAGGCAATATTATCGGATAAAGAGGAACTTTTGATCTGTAGCGTCAGTAAAGAGCTTTCAAAGGAGATGAGAAGAGCGTGGGGATTTAAAAACAGTCTTCAAAAAAGGAAGGTGCTATGA
- the xseB gene encoding exodeoxyribonuclease VII small subunit, with amino-acid sequence MEKKSFEEKIEFAKEILNRLMNPEITLEESVKLYKEGIKAIREAEELLEKAKTEIIEIEKDENEQ; translated from the coding sequence ATGGAGAAAAAAAGTTTCGAAGAGAAGATAGAGTTTGCAAAAGAGATACTAAATCGCCTTATGAATCCCGAAATTACTCTTGAAGAGAGTGTAAAGCTTTATAAAGAGGGGATAAAAGCCATACGAGAAGCTGAAGAGCTTTTGGAAAAGGCAAAAACCGAAATAATCGAAATAGAAAAAGACGAGAATGAACAATGA
- the metX gene encoding homoserine O-acetyltransferase MetX, translating into MEITTKKIKFTNPLYLESGRILEPYEIVFETYGELNEKKDNVVVVCHALSGSHHAAGRYEGDRKAGWWDNLIGDGKPVDTSKYFVICTNVIGSCFGSTGPMSPRYQGGEPFRFKFPVITIKDMVKAQKILFSRLGIDKAYAVIGGSMGGMQALSFGVLFPNFAKKIISLAATHATKPWVIAFNKVAQEAILKDPAFRNGYYDPEILRETGLSGLAIGRMAGHISFLSHYSMDRKFGREYVENEGLFELFGRFQVERYLEYNGYNFSKWFDPLSYLYITKAINIFDLSRGYDSLQEALENVKSKLYLIGFEKDVLFLPEEMREIKDAMNSIGKGELAEYYEVKSDYGHDAFLVEVEKFGDYISEILEDKR; encoded by the coding sequence TTGGAAATAACCACAAAAAAGATAAAATTTACAAATCCTCTCTATCTTGAGAGCGGAAGAATACTCGAACCGTATGAAATTGTTTTTGAGACATACGGCGAACTAAACGAGAAAAAAGATAATGTTGTAGTCGTGTGCCATGCTCTGAGCGGTTCTCATCATGCTGCAGGAAGATACGAGGGCGATAGAAAAGCGGGCTGGTGGGACAATCTTATTGGTGACGGCAAACCTGTAGACACATCGAAATATTTTGTTATCTGTACAAATGTAATAGGAAGCTGTTTCGGTTCAACCGGTCCTATGTCTCCGAGATATCAGGGTGGAGAGCCTTTCAGGTTTAAATTCCCTGTAATTACAATTAAGGATATGGTCAAAGCCCAGAAAATTTTGTTCAGCCGCCTTGGTATTGATAAAGCGTATGCGGTAATAGGTGGCTCAATGGGTGGAATGCAGGCTCTGAGTTTCGGAGTTTTGTTTCCCAATTTTGCGAAAAAGATCATATCTCTTGCGGCTACACACGCCACAAAGCCTTGGGTTATAGCATTTAACAAAGTCGCACAGGAAGCCATACTCAAAGATCCGGCATTCAGAAACGGGTACTATGATCCTGAGATTTTGAGAGAAACAGGACTCAGCGGTCTAGCTATAGGCAGAATGGCCGGACACATAAGTTTCCTTTCGCACTATTCCATGGATAGAAAGTTTGGTAGAGAATATGTGGAAAATGAAGGTCTTTTCGAACTTTTCGGAAGGTTTCAGGTAGAGAGATATCTTGAATATAACGGGTACAATTTTTCAAAATGGTTTGATCCCCTTAGTTATCTGTATATTACAAAAGCTATAAATATTTTTGACCTCTCAAGAGGATATGATTCGTTACAAGAGGCTTTGGAAAATGTAAAATCAAAACTCTATCTAATAGGTTTTGAAAAAGATGTCCTTTTTCTTCCTGAAGAGATGAGGGAGATAAAAGACGCTATGAATTCCATTGGCAAAGGTGAACTCGCCGAATATTACGAAGTAAAAAGTGATTACGGGCATGATGCTTTTTTGGTTGAGGTGGAAAAATTCGGCGATTATATAAGCGAAATTCTGGAGGACAAAAGATAG